In Saccharicrinis carchari, one genomic interval encodes:
- the lepB gene encoding signal peptidase I, with amino-acid sequence MDKKRIFKITLIVLFVALGIWSKSILPYLIVLIILDSLRKNTCYPRILNFVKKHVGTKMVFVEWVLAILLATWLIAFAKNNFADVYTFHTSSMHQTLQVGDVLLVNKLVPGPRHNCNNVNNYVRSCGTSDLTYNNVIIFNYPEADTLLESRPTESYHYLRRLYGEDGVGIKDKSQLKHLEVDQRPRFVKRVFGLPGDSIKIDYGRVFANDKHIQFPQESIDRYLLSDEAIAFLKENNIEPYNEYVTERGTIWELMQKDYERLQELSEGIKPDLMLKNLPDPLVFPFNSHLLWNMHHMGPVYIPKKGDTVSLTPGNLDLYSRAIQVFEQNQLIITDEKVWLNGEPATHYTFKLNYYWVMGDNRPHSFDSRFWGFVPENHIIGKVEKIIFSRDINKKGWIYHRKNRFLKELN; translated from the coding sequence ATGGATAAAAAAAGAATTTTTAAAATCACCTTAATCGTTCTTTTTGTTGCCTTGGGGATTTGGTCAAAAAGCATCTTGCCTTATCTTATCGTGCTCATCATATTAGATTCCTTACGCAAAAACACCTGTTATCCTCGTATCTTAAACTTTGTAAAAAAACATGTAGGAACAAAAATGGTTTTTGTAGAGTGGGTGTTGGCTATTTTATTGGCCACCTGGCTCATTGCTTTTGCGAAAAATAATTTTGCCGATGTTTATACTTTCCATACCTCTTCAATGCACCAAACCTTGCAGGTGGGGGATGTGTTATTGGTAAATAAGCTGGTGCCCGGTCCCAGGCATAATTGCAATAATGTAAACAACTATGTCAGGAGCTGCGGTACTTCTGATTTAACTTATAACAATGTTATTATTTTTAATTATCCCGAAGCAGATACCCTGTTGGAAAGCAGGCCTACAGAGAGCTATCATTACCTCAGGCGCTTGTACGGCGAGGATGGTGTGGGCATAAAAGATAAAAGTCAATTGAAACATCTTGAGGTAGATCAACGCCCACGTTTTGTAAAGAGGGTTTTCGGTTTACCCGGCGACTCGATTAAAATAGATTACGGACGTGTATTTGCCAATGATAAACACATTCAATTTCCGCAAGAAAGCATTGATAGATACCTACTAAGCGACGAGGCGATAGCGTTTTTAAAAGAGAATAATATTGAGCCTTACAACGAGTATGTAACAGAGCGGGGGACTATTTGGGAACTTATGCAAAAAGACTACGAACGTTTGCAGGAGCTTAGCGAAGGAATTAAACCTGATTTAATGCTTAAAAACCTTCCCGATCCACTGGTTTTTCCTTTTAATAGTCACCTGCTTTGGAATATGCACCATATGGGCCCGGTATATATTCCTAAAAAGGGCGACACCGTTTCCCTGACACCGGGTAACCTGGATCTTTATTCCAGAGCCATACAGGTGTTTGAGCAAAATCAACTAATAATAACAGACGAAAAGGTATGGTTGAACGGAGAACCAGCCACCCATTATACCTTTAAGTTGAATTATTACTGGGTTATGGGCGATAATCGTCCGCATTCCTTCGATAGCCGTTTTTGGGGTTTTGTACCCGAAAATCATATTATAGGCAAAGTTGAGAAAATTATTTTTTCGCGAGATATAAACAAAAAAGGTTGGATATATCACAGGAAAAACAGATTTTTGAAAGAGCTTAATTAA
- a CDS encoding C40 family peptidase, with protein MSGSISIYSFIPVRKEPSEAAELVTQILFGETFMVLDRIEKWARIKMDFDGYEGWIDAKLVFSVGNREYELWKDADAWMVPTPKIKIVKDGSTAPLTISAGSRIVFNGHDRNSFSIGKNDYFVSGPLPSSKELGIREVATSLLHTPYLWGGRSYFGIDCSGLTQIVYKINGIALPRDAYQQIEQGNIINFVEEAQAGDLAFFDNEEGSISHVGICLGSGTIIHAYGEVRIDTLDHQGIYNRDTNKYSHKLRVIKRIIPEK; from the coding sequence ATGAGCGGTTCAATAAGCATATATAGTTTTATTCCAGTACGAAAGGAACCTTCAGAAGCTGCCGAACTTGTGACGCAAATTCTGTTTGGTGAAACCTTTATGGTACTTGACAGGATAGAAAAGTGGGCACGTATAAAAATGGATTTTGACGGCTACGAGGGATGGATAGATGCCAAACTGGTATTTTCTGTGGGTAACAGAGAGTATGAACTTTGGAAAGATGCCGATGCATGGATGGTGCCTACCCCTAAAATAAAAATTGTTAAAGACGGAAGTACTGCTCCTCTTACGATATCTGCCGGGAGCCGCATTGTATTTAATGGTCACGACCGGAACAGTTTTTCCATTGGCAAAAATGACTATTTTGTTTCCGGCCCCTTGCCTTCCTCAAAGGAGCTGGGTATCAGAGAGGTGGCTACATCATTATTACACACTCCCTATCTTTGGGGAGGCAGATCGTATTTTGGTATCGACTGCTCGGGGCTTACACAAATCGTATACAAGATCAATGGTATAGCCTTGCCTCGCGATGCGTATCAGCAAATTGAACAGGGTAATATTATTAACTTTGTGGAAGAAGCACAAGCGGGCGATCTGGCCTTTTTTGATAACGAAGAAGGCAGCATATCGCATGTGGGTATCTGCCTGGGTAGCGGTACTATTATTCATGCCTATGGCGAGGTGAGAATAGACACCTTGGATCATCAGGGTATTTACAACCGCGACACCAATAAGTACTCGCATAAACTGAGAGTGATAAAACGAATTATTCCCGAAAAATAA
- a CDS encoding NUDIX domain-containing protein — MSFSYQYPRPAVTVDIVLVTTDDPAKILLIQRKHPPFEGEWALPGGFLDMDEDLHTAALRELQEETGIENLALNQFKTFGAVDRDPRGRTISVVFYAFIPRCKETLAGDDASKAEWFELSKLPQLAFDHNNILNEFKSQVMAL, encoded by the coding sequence ATGAGTTTCAGTTACCAATATCCCCGCCCGGCTGTAACCGTAGACATTGTTCTGGTTACTACAGATGATCCGGCAAAGATTTTATTAATACAACGCAAGCATCCTCCATTTGAAGGAGAATGGGCCTTACCGGGTGGATTTTTAGATATGGACGAAGATCTGCATACGGCAGCCCTGCGCGAACTACAGGAGGAAACGGGAATTGAAAACCTTGCTTTAAACCAATTTAAAACATTCGGAGCGGTAGATCGCGACCCAAGAGGAAGGACGATTTCAGTGGTGTTTTATGCCTTTATACCCAGGTGTAAGGAAACATTGGCCGGAGATGATGCAAGCAAAGCAGAATGGTTTGAGCTAAGCAAATTACCGCAACTTGCATTCGACCACAATAACATACTGAATGAGTTTAAATCGCAAGTGATGGCGCTTTAA
- a CDS encoding LapA family protein — protein MKKSFWILMILAVFVVVFSVQNADPVSFSMLMWRGELSLAILLICSFIIGAVVGALYYGIAMRQKKKNKMEDESGDIPFEKEGRSIKDDGI, from the coding sequence ATGAAAAAGTCATTCTGGATATTGATGATTCTGGCCGTTTTTGTGGTTGTGTTTTCTGTGCAAAATGCTGACCCGGTAAGTTTTTCGATGTTAATGTGGAGGGGTGAGCTTTCGCTGGCCATTTTATTAATTTGCTCATTTATAATTGGGGCGGTGGTAGGAGCCTTATATTATGGAATAGCCATGCGACAGAAAAAGAAGAACAAAATGGAAGATGAAAGCGGAGATATCCCTTTTGAAAAGGAAGGACGAAGTATTAAAGATGACGGAATATAA
- a CDS encoding WbqC family protein: MTEYKALFTIAYLPPVQYLAHMIASGGAIIEKHDNYIKQTYRNRCDILGANGAMSLTVPVAKGRRLKVKTKDLEISYDERWQALHWRSIVSAYNSSPFFEYYMSDFEPFYSKKFRWLFDFNMELLSLILNSLDVDICIETTAEYISKDRPYIYDYREIIHPKKAFDKEDPDFKILKYRQVFNERFAFVPNLSVIDLMFNKGPEAIDYLEDSSLL, translated from the coding sequence ATGACGGAATATAAGGCGCTGTTTACGATAGCCTATCTGCCACCGGTGCAATATCTGGCGCATATGATAGCTTCCGGTGGTGCAATAATTGAGAAGCACGATAATTATATTAAACAAACATACCGTAACCGCTGCGATATACTGGGTGCCAACGGAGCTATGTCTCTTACGGTGCCCGTGGCCAAGGGCAGGCGCTTAAAAGTAAAAACGAAAGATCTGGAAATATCGTATGACGAACGATGGCAGGCACTACATTGGCGGTCTATTGTGTCGGCTTACAACTCTTCACCCTTCTTTGAATATTACATGTCCGATTTTGAGCCTTTTTATAGCAAAAAATTTCGCTGGTTGTTTGATTTTAATATGGAGCTTCTATCGCTTATATTGAATTCGTTAGACGTTGATATATGTATTGAAACTACGGCCGAATATATTTCAAAGGACCGCCCATATATCTATGATTACCGCGAGATAATTCATCCCAAAAAAGCTTTTGATAAAGAGGATCCTGATTTTAAAATTTTAAAATATCGTCAGGTCTTTAACGAACGATTTGCGTTTGTCCCCAATTTGAGTGTCATCGACTTAATGTTTAACAAAGGACCCGAGGCCATCGACTATTTAGAGGATAGTTCCCTTCTCTGA